The following coding sequences lie in one Rutidosis leptorrhynchoides isolate AG116_Rl617_1_P2 chromosome 6, CSIRO_AGI_Rlap_v1, whole genome shotgun sequence genomic window:
- the LOC139853216 gene encoding probable sucrose-phosphate synthase 1, with translation MAGNDWINSYLEAILDVGPGLEDKNSSLMLRERGKFSPTRYFVEEVITKFDETDLRRSWAMASSIRDSQERNTRLENMSWRIWNLARRKKKLGEESQNRKKQKSGLARVPKPLMADMPEELSEGENRDTVGEISPKGVSTKGGMKRINSMDVLKNFATQQKGKKLYIVLISLHGLIRGENMELGRDSDTGGQVKYVVELARALGAMQGVYRVDLLTRQVSAPGVDWSYGEPTEMLNPLNNDDIETGESSGAYIIRTPFGPKDKYIPKELLWPHIPEFVDGALSYILQMSKVLSEQIGDGKPVWPASIHGHYADAGNAAALLSGALNVPMLFTGHSLGRDKLEQILKQGRQSTDDINTTYRIMRRIEGEEIAVDASEVIITSTRQEIDEQWGLYDGFDPVLERKLRARFRRNVSCFGRFMPRPIVIPPGMEFKHIVPHSSGVDYDSEGHQGASTTPKPPVWSEITRFFTNPHKPIILALARPDPKKNLTTLVKAFGECRPLRELANLTLIMGNRDNIEEMSATNSAVLLSILKLIDKYDMYGQVSYPKHHKQSEVPDIYRLAARTKGVFINPAFIEPFGLTLIEAAAYGLPMVATKNGGPVDIKKALDNGLLIDPHNQQSISDALLKLVADKQLWLKCKQNGLKNIHLFSWPEHCKTYLARIACCRPRHPQWESCAVGYEYEESQSPEDSLRDLNDLKISLDGVINDQGSVENDTTSSIKSKSSVGKKLENLAIKEKSGVNKSEIGSQHTIELRRKKTVFVVAIDCGMNTEFVEMLKMIIEIVRVDKKSENNGLIISTASSISDVHSFIKSNKISFSEFDALICLSGSEIYYPSSGSEGGPTSIPFVLDSDYSSHIDYRWGGDHLKNTLVHWASSISGRTNDKELVVASDSGSQHCFTFNIKNFESIPPVKDLREFLRKQTLRCQAIYCQNGTKLNVIPMVASRAQALRYLYVRWGMSLPNTIVIVGDYGDTDYECLRGGIHKTLVIKGVCNEARKLHNNRSYPLEHVVTVDSSTVVQIEECSKNQVSEAMTKLELLKV, from the exons ATGGCGGGAAACGACTGGATAAACAGTTACCTAGAAGCGATCCTGGATGTAGGTCCAGGGCTTGAAGATAAAAATTCATCGTTAATGTTGAGAGAAAGAGGCAAATTTAGTCCCACTCGATATTTTGTTGAAGAAGTTATCACTAAATTTGATGAAACCGATCTTCGTCGTTCTTGGGCCatg GCCTCATCGATTAGGGATTCGCAAGAGCGAAATACACGATTAGAGAATATGTCTTGGAGGATTTGGAACTTAGCTCGCAGGAAGAAAAAG CTAGGTGAAGAATCTCAAAATAGGAAAAAACAAAAGAGCGGACTAGCGAGGGTTCCTAAACCATTGATGGCTGACATGCCAGAAGAGTTGTCTGAAGGTGAGAATAGAGATACAGTCGGCGAAATTTCACCTAAAGGTGTTAGCACAAAAGGCGGAATGAAAAGAATAAACTCTATGGACGTGTTGAAAAACTTTGCTACTCAGCAAAAGGGAAAGAAACTTTACATTGTGTTAATCAG TCTTCATGGTCTCATTCGTGGTGAAAACATGGAGCTAGGCCGAGATTCTGACACGGGTGGACAG GTGAAATATGTAGTAGAATTAGCACGCGCGTTAGGTGCAATGCAAGGGGTTTATCGAGTAGATCTACTAACTAGACAAGTATCTGCACCCGGTGTTGATTGGTCTTATGGTGAACCAACAGAAATGTTAAATCCTCTTAACAATGACGACATTGAAACCGGTGAAAGCAGCGGTGCGTACATAATCCGTACACCCTTTGGTCCAAAAGACAAATATATCCCTAAAGAACTTCTATGGCCCCACATACCCGAGTTTGTTGATGGCGCATTGAGTTACATTCTACAAATGTCAAAAGTATTAAGTGAACAAATCGGCGATGGTAAACCCGTGTGGCCCGCTTCAATACACGGGCATTATGCAGATGCGGGAAACGCTGCTGCTCTTTTATcag GTGCTTTGAATGTCCCGATGTTGTTTACGGGTCATTCACTTGGGCGAGATAAACTAGAACAGATTTTGAAACAAGGACGACAATCAACGGATGATATAAATACAACTTATAGGATAATGAGACGAATTGAGGGTGAAGAAATTGCAGTTGATGCATCAGAAGTGATTATTACTAGTACTAGGCAAGAAATAGATGAACAATGGGGTTTGTATGACGGGTTTGATCCCGTTTTGGAAAGAAAATTAAGAGCTAGGTTCAGACGGAATGTAAGTTGTTTTGGGAGGTTCATGCCCCGTCCAATT GTAATACCTCCGGGAATGGAGTTTAAGCATATCGTTCCACACAGTAGTGGTGTAGATTACGATTCAGAAGGGCATCAAGGAGCTTCAACAACACCTAAACCTCCTGTTTGGTCTGAG ATAACACGATTCTTTACGAATCCACATAAACCTATTATCCTGGCTCTTGCAAGACCCGACCCGAAAAAAAACTTGACCACTTTGGTGAAAGCTTTTGGAGAGTGTCGTCCATTGCGGGAACTAGCAAACCTC ACATTAATAATGGGGAATCGTGATAATATTGAGGAAATGTCCGCCACCAATTCAGCAGTGTTACTATCAATTTTGAAGTTGATAGACAAATATGACATGTATGGTCAAGTTTCATATCCAAAACACCATAAGCAATCTGAGGTTCCCGATATTTATCGATTAGCAGCTAGGACTAAG GGTGTGTTCATCAATCCAGCATTCATCGAGCCATTCGGTCTCACTCTTATAGAG GCAGCTGCATATGGTTTACCGATGGTCGCGACAAAAAATGGAGGCCCTGTTGATATAAAAAAG GCTCTAGATAACGGATTACTAATTGATCCCCACAATCAGCAGTCCATATCAGATGCCCTTTTAAAGCTGGTTGCAGATAAACAACTCTGGTTAAAATGTAAACAAAACGGCTTAAAAAACATTCATCTTTTCTCATGGCCCGAGCATTGCAAAACATATCTAGCCCGAATCGCGTGTTGCAGGCCACGTCATCCACAATGGGAAAGTTGTGCAGTTGGTTACGAATATGAAGAATCACAATCACCTGAAGATTCGTTACGAGACCTAAACGACTTAAAGATTTCATTAGATGGTGTAATAAACGACCAGGGAAGTGTCGAAAACGACACAACTTCCTCTATAAAAAGTAAATCTAGTGTCGGGAAAAAGCTCGAAAATTTGGCTATAAAGGAGAAATCGGGAGTTAATAAGTCGGAAATTGGATCTCAACATACAATCGAATTGAGAAGGAAGAAAACTGTGTTTGTTGTGGCTATAGATTGTGGGATGAATACAGAGTTTGTTGAAATGTTGAAGATGATAATTGAAATTGTGAGAGTTGATAAGAAGTCAGAAAACAATGGTTTAATAATATCAACAGCTTCATCTATATCCGATGTACATTCTTTTATTAAATCTAACAAAATAAGTTTTTCAGAGTTCGATGCGTTGATTTGTCTCAGTGGTAGCGAGATCTACTACCCATCTTCAGGCTCTGAAGGGGGTCCCACAAGTATACCCTTTGTTCTGGATTCTGATTACTCTTCACATATCGATTATCGTTGGGGCGGGGATCATTTAAAGAACACTTTAGTACACTGGGCTTCGTCGATTAGTGGAAGAACGAATGATAAAGAACTCGTTGTGGCGTCTGATTCAGGATCACAACATTGTTTTACATTCAATATAAAAAATTTTGAATCT ATACCGCCTGTGAAAGATCTGCGTGAGTTTTTGAGAAAGCAAACTCTTCGATGCCAGGCTATATATTGTCAAAATGGTACTAAGTTGAATGTGATACCTATGGTTGCTTCTCGAGCCCAAGCTTTAAG GTACTTGTATGTTAGATGGGGCATGAGCTTACCAAATACGATAGTTATTGTGGGAGATTATGGGGACACCGATTACGAATGTTTGCGTGGGGGAATACATAAAACGTTGGTAATAAAAGGAGTTTGCAACGAAGCCCGAAAGCTTCATAACAATAGAAGCTATCCTCTCGAACATGTAGTTACAGTGGATAGTTCTACTGTTGTTCAAATCGAAGAATGCAGCAAGAATCAAGTTAGTGAAGCAATGacaaaactagaacttttgaaggTCTAG
- the LOC139854905 gene encoding heparanase-like protein 3 → LGKTIKALRSDRGGEYMSQEFLDHLKNCGIVSQFTPPYTPQHNGVSERRNRTLLDMVRSMMSLTTLSMSFWGYALESAARILNMVPTKKVDKTPYELWHGKSPKLSYLKVWGCEAYVKRDTSNKLEPRGIKCHFVGYPKETMGYYFYYQAENKVFTARFAEFFERDLLLQEVSGSKVDLEEIQESQGNIPFEGTSYPHVEAEHIVDEPERDLNNQILFNAIKAFSPLKLRLGGTLQDRLIYEKQGNQEPCSHFELSSDGLFGFTQGCLPMSRWDELNIFFQKSRAKVIFGLNALSQREVNKDQSVIGSWNLSNAEILMRYTVDKGYIIDGWELGNELSAKGIGASITADQYALDTITLQNLVQKVYNTFQVKPVILGPGGFFDANWFGEYVKKSNDSLQAITQHIYNLGAGSDSHLIKKILDPSYLDRGSQPFRDLQNILKSSGTSTMAWVGEAGGAYNSGRNQVTNAFVFSFWYLDQMGMASTYDTKTYCRQTLIGGNYGLLNTDTFVPNPDYYSALLWHRLMGRRVLSTRFRGPKKIRSYAHCSKHSDGITLLLINLDGNMQTKVGLSIENATIAVASKQEINRTRGTQSSKPENNELTREEYHLTAKDGKLDSHIVLLNGRELYVNSTGFIPSLDPIEVNLTSPIVVDAFSIVFVHIPTIHIQACT, encoded by the exons cttggaaagaccattaaagcccttcgttctgatcggggaggggaatatatgagtcaagagtttttggaccacctgaagaattgtgggattgtctcacaattcactccaccttatacaccacagcacaatggtgtgtcggagcggaggaatcgaactttacttgatatggttcgatctatgatgagtctaactactctatcgatgtctttttggggttatgcattagagtctgctgcacgcatactcaatatggttccaaccaagaaggtagataagacaccatatgagttatggcatggaaagagtcctaagttgtcttatttgaaagtctggggttgtgaagcgtatgtgaaacgtgacacttcaaacaagttagaacccagaggtatcaaatgtcactttgtgggatacccaaaggaaacaatgggttactacttttactaccaagctgaaaacaaagtgtttactgctcggtttgctgaattctttgaaagagatcttctcttacaagaagtcagtgggagtaaagtagatcttgaagaaattcaagaatcacaaggtAACATACCTTTTGAAGGCACTAGTTATCCACACGTTGAAGCTGAGCACATTGTtgatgagccagaacgt GATCTCAACAATCAAATCTTGTTTAACGCAATTAAAG CCTTTTCACCTTTAAAACTTAGATTGGGAGGCACTCTTCAAGATAGGTTAATATACGAAAAGCAAGGGAATCAAGAACCATGTTCCCACTTTGAATTAAGTAGTGATGGCTTATTTGGCTTCACCCAAGGCTGCTTACCCATGTCTAGATGGGATGAACTCAACATTTTCTTTCAAAAATCAAG AGCAAAGGTTATATTTGGGTTGAACGCGTTAAGTCAACGAGAGGTCAACAAAGATCAATCCGTCATAGGTTCTTGGAATTTGAGTAATGCTGAGATTTTGATGAGATATACGGTTGATAAGGGTTACATTATTGATGGTTGGGAACTTG GTAACGAACTGAGTGCGAAAGGTATTGGAGCAAGTATAACTGCAGATCAGTATGCATTGGATACAATCACTCTCCAAAACTTAGTGCAAAAAGTCTACAACACTTTTCAAGTTAAGCCGGTCATACTTGGACCAGGTGGATTCTTCGATGCAAACTGGTTTGGCGAATACGTAAAGAAATCAAACGATTCACTCCAAGCCATCACCCAACACATTTATAATCTTGGTGCAG GTAGCGACAGTCACTTAATTAAGAAGATACTAGATCCGTCGTATTTGGATAGAGGATCACAACCATTTAGAGATCTTCAAAACATTTTGAAGTCGTCCGGAACTTCAACAATGGCTTGGGTCGGTGAAGCAGGAGGTGCTTACAATAGTGGTCGAAATCAAGTCACCAACGCTTTCGTGTTTAGCTTTTG GTACTTGGATCAAATGGGGATGGCATCTACATACGATACTAAAACGTATTGTAGACAAACGTTAATAGGAGGGAATTACGGTCTTCTTAACACCGATACGTTTGTCCCTAATCCTGATTACTACAG TGCCCTACTTTGGCATCGGCTAATGGGAAGACGAGTTCTATCAACGCGTTTCCGTGGGCCAAAGAAGATTCGCTCTTATGCTCATTGCTCTAAACATTCA GATGGGATAACTTTGTTATTGATCAACCTTGATGGCAATATGCAAACCAAAGTAGGTCTTTCGATCGAAAATGCAACAATAGCCGTGGCATCAAAACAAGAAATAAATCGAACGCGAGGTACACAGTCCTCGAAACCCGAGAACAACGAGCTCACACGAGAAGAGTATCACCTAACAGCAAAAGATGGGAAGTTAGATAGTCATATAGTACTACTAAATGGAAGAGAATTATATGTGAATAGTACTGGTTTTATACCTTCGTTGGATCCAATTGAAGTAAACCTTACAAGTCCGATTGTAGTTGATGCCTTTTCAATTGTATTTGTTCATATACCTACCATACACATTCAAGCTTGCACATAG